TGAGCTAGAACTGCGGCAGTTGAGCTGTCAACTCCACCCGAGAGGGCTATTATCGCCTTAGCATCCCCAACGGTTTCCCTGATCTCTCTAACTTTCTCCTCTATGAACTTCTCCCACATCCCTCTCACCTTATCAAGATCTTGTCTAAAATATGCCACATTTAAAGTTTATTTTGACATATATTTGGCAACTTATTACCTCTGTATCGAGCTCTTCTACTTAAAAAATATTTTAAGATTTCCTTGGTAAAACTAAGACTAACGACTAGCTAGCGTAACGGGTGAATGTATTTAAAACTTAATTTAGTAAACTCTGCTAAGATATGACAGAGTTTGCCGAATTAATATGGCTATTTTTCAATAAATAAAGCAATATTTGACTAAAATTCAAAATTTATGAGAAACATTTCTACAAACTTAAAAAAACAAGACAAAGAAAAACATTACGGGAGGCTTTCACATGGAGCAATTTCCACGTGGAACAATCCTCCCACTTAACAAGTTGGCTGGGAGAAATGTTCCAAGAAGCGATTTGGGGATGAGTGAAGTTGATTACTTAATAGACAATATAAAAGAGAAGGAGTGGACTGCTATAACGGGTCCAAGACTCGTAGGAAAAACAACACTAGCCAAGTCTGTTGCTTATCATCTAAGAGATACTGAGGGCTGGACCGTTGTTTATTTAAACGTCTCAGGTGTCAAGGACTTCAAAGATTTTGTTGTCATGACGTACGCTAAATTGCCAAAAAGAGTGAAACTCAAATTAATTCTGGAGTCAGCCTTATTCAGTGGAATAAAGGTGGGGATTACTGGGGAGGGAATTTACGGGGAGGCAATTTTAGAAAACAGAATTCCTCCGGTTCAAGCCCTAGTTAACATGCTCCAGTTTCTTGGGAAGAAGTCAATAGTTATATGGGATGAGATTCAAGAACTAAAAACCGGTATACCTGAGTTGATGGCATCCCTTTGGAAGTTGAGGAGTGAGGTTGATGATATAGAGGAGTTGCCTTCCATAATAGTCACTGGCTCCTCAGTTAGGGTGCTTAGTTATTTTATAGAACCAACAAAAATAGGATTTGGAGGAGAGTCCCTATCTAGCGGGGTTCATTTTGTAGGCAGAGAGTTTGACAACTTAAATCTAGAACCCCTGAGCAGACAAACGACGATTGAATACTTGGCTAATGGATTAAGAGAATGCAATGTTAACTATCGGTTAGTTGAGCTCGAGGAGATATACGAATTCTCAATGGGTCTGCCAGGAATAGTGAATCCATACGGAAGAAAGAGATGTAAAGGATTATCTCACTCAAAGGCATTACAATACGCTAAAAGAGTTAGTCTTTCAAAGATTAGGGAGGAAATCCTTAACATTCTAAGGACATCCTTTCCAAAAAGTTGGGAAAAATTGGCAGTGGCATTAAGCCTTTATTCCAAAAACGTTCCACTTAAGGAAATATCTAGGAGAACGGGAGCTTCGTTATCAACAATATATGAAATGCTTGAAGAGTTAACTAACTGGGGGTACTTAGAAAAGAGCGTTGAAGGGAGGAGGAAGTATAAATTTAAAGGCCTCGCTTACCTTGAAGCTGCGAGGGAAATTTAAGTTACTATCTCTTCAATCCTACCAATTTCAATAGCCTCTCTAATTTCCCTCGCTATCCTTCTCCCGGTGCTCATTGGCTCATCATATTTGAGCCATGTGTACGGGGAACCGTGCACAAAGGAGTTCGTTCCGGCAACTATTCTAGCCGATATCTCAAACACGACAAATTCCATCTCAGGAGTAAAAACCCCTTCAAGGCAGAACGGGCCCCACAGTCCGCCCATCAGCTCTTCAGCAGCTTTAACTGTTCTCTCTCCGGCCTCGATGACGTCCATGAGTAGGCTCTCCCTCAGGACTATTGGGATGTTGCCTATGACGGTGTACGTTATCTCGATGTTAAGGTCGAGCTGGTCTTTAGCTGGTATCCTGCCTATGGCATCAACGTTGCTCTCGTACCTCCTGTCTATGCTCATAAGCTCTAGCTCCTCCCTAACCTTGGAGTAGAAGTAGTGGGGGTAAACAGGGATTCCAACCACGTACTCCTGTATTTGAACCTCCTTAAGTTGCTCCTTGTTCCTTATTCCAAGGAACTTCTCGGCCTTAGCCCAGAAGTCTTGGGGATCTTTAGCGAGGAAATAATCTTTTCCACCCTTTGCGCCGTGGGGCTTCACTATAACTGGCTTATCGATATCATCTGGGTCATCGTAAACCTTAGGTAGCCTTAGCTTGGCCTTCTCGAGCCACTTTCTCTCTAAGCTTCTATCGCTCTCCCACCTTAAGACTTTCTTGTTGCCGAAGTAGGGAACTCTCATCCTCTCAACTAGCTCGATTCCTAGGTGTGCAACGAAGGATCCCGTTGGGATTACTATCGCATTTAACTCGATCAGCTTTTCCTCTGGGTAGGTACCTTCAATGAAGTAGTCGGCAACCGGGAAGTATTTAGTGTACAGGGGTTTAACCCTAGATTTCCCAAATGCTATCGTTTCAAACCCCTCGTCCTTGGCTCCCTTCAGGATCTGAAGGGCTGAATGAGATGCGTAAGTCGCTATCCTCACCATACCTTTCACCTTCCTTTAGCCAAAATTATGTAAAATTCACCGCATTTTTAAAGGTTATTTTTACATGTTTTTATCAACGGATGATGTTCTGTAGACAGTCCAACCATTTATAAATAGATGGACTACTGACAGAACATAAAAAGCGTTATGTTGGAGCCCATTGAAATTCCCAAGAATGCGCTGGCTATCTCAGCGTTATAGTAAGCTTGAGGAAATGGCTCTTAGTTTGATAACCTACATTTAAAAACTCGGTGCTTAGGGAAATTCGGTGGTGGAGATGAAGAAGGCGGTTGCAATAGCTTTGGTTCTGCTAACGTTCCTGGGACTTGGATGCATAAGCTCTCAGGAACAACAAACTCCGAGGACTCTAACGGTTTACGCCTACGACAGCCTTGAATACTGGCTCAAGGAGGTAATTCCCGAGTTCGAGAAGGAGTACAACGTCAAAGTCAACCTCGTCTTGGTGGGAAGTACGGGGGAGTTGGTTAACAGGCTCATCCTTGAGAAGGACAATCCTCAGGCTGATGTTGTGGTTGGAATCGACAACACGTTCATGGCCAAGGCAATAAACGCCGGAGTTCTTGAGAAGTTCAGGCTCAGGAACTTCGACGTAATAAGGAAGGACATACTAGAATACTTCCCCGCGGATGACTATTTAACTCCATTCGACTACGGTTTTCTGGCCTTCAACTACAGGACTGACATGATAGAAGAGCCACCGAAGAGCCTCGATGAGTTGATAACGCCTGAGTGGAAGGGGAAGATAATAATCGAAGATCCAAGAACTAGCTCTCCCGGCTTAGCATTCATGCTGTGGACGATAGCCGTTTACGGAAATTCTTGGCTCGAGTATTGGGCGAAGCTCAGGAACAACGTTCAGATAGTTAAGGGCTGGAGCGCCGCATGGGAGGCCTTCAGCAAGGGTGAGTATCCGGTAGTTCTCAGCTATGCTACTTCTCCGGCAGCCGTTGTGTACTACGACAACAAGACGAACGTTAAGGCAGTTCAGTTCAGGAGGGGCAATTTCATCCAGGTGGAGGGGGCCGGAATAGTTAAGGGGACGAAAAACAGGGATCTCGCCGAGAAGTTCATAGAGTTCCTTATAAGTGAGAAGGCTCAAGAGAAGTTGCCAACGACCCAGTGGATGTACCCGGTAAACAAGAACGTCAAGCTACCCGAGGTCTACAAGTACGCCCTCAACGTTACCAAGCCGATCTCCCTTGATCCTGGGCTCGTTATGGAGAACCTCGATAAGTGGCTGAAGCAGTGGACTGCTGTCGTCGTTGAGGGCAAGAGTCCCCAGGAGGCAATTAAAGGATGACGTAGTTTTCGATCCTTATCTTAACTTTCTTTTTCTTAGGATCGAACCTAGAGAGCTTCTCCTCTGCTATAATCTCAACTCCATGAATCCTGAGTCTAATTCTCACCCTCCCTGGGAGTAGCTCGTAGTCGATGACTTCAGCTTCAGCACCATCTCCTATCTCAACGCTTTCGGGCCTGAAGAACACCCTAACCTTTCCATCTTTTGGTGTTTTGAAGCAGAGCTCGCCCAAGCAGGCCTTTCCGTTCTCGGCGTGCAACTCTAGAATGTTTCCAGTCCCCAGGAACTTGGCTACAAACTCCGTTTTTGGCCTCATGTAGAGCTCCAAGGGCTCGCCAACTTGCTCTATCCTCCCGAGGTTCATTACGGCAATCCTGTCGCTTATCGCCATGGCCTCCTCTTGGTCGTGGGTGACGTACACGGTTGTTATCCCTAGATCCCTCTGAATCCTCCTTATCTCTCCCCTGAGCCTCTCCCTCACCTTGGCATCTAGGTTGCTCAAGGGTTCGTCGAGCAATAAAACGTCCGGCTCTATAACCAAAGCCCTGGCCAAGGCAACCCTCTGCTGTTGCCCTCCAGAGAGCTGCTCCGGATACCTGTTCTCGAACCCTTCAAGGCCGACGAGCTTTAGGGCCCACCTCACCCTTTTCTCTATCTCGTTCCTGGGGAGCTTCCTCATCTCTAATCCAAACGCTATGTTCTTGAACACCGTTAGGTGCGGGAAGAGGGCATAATCTTGAAACACCATCCCTATGTTTCTCTCGTATGGCTTCCTCTCGGTTACATCCTCCCCATCGAAGAGAACTCTGCCTGAGTCTGGCCTTTCAAGCCCGGCGATGATTCTGAGGGTTGTGGTCTTTCCGCACCCACTTGGTCCTAGAAGGGTCATCAGCTCTCCATCCCTAACCTTGAGGTTAACGCTCAGCGTGAATTCATCGTACCTCTTAACCACATCCCTAAGCTCAATGCTCACCATACCTCCTCACCAATCC
This genomic interval from Pyrococcus kukulkanii contains the following:
- a CDS encoding formate--phosphoribosylaminoimidazolecarboxamide ligase, which codes for MVRIATYASHSALQILKGAKDEGFETIAFGKSRVKPLYTKYFPVADYFIEGTYPEEKLIELNAIVIPTGSFVAHLGIELVERMRVPYFGNKKVLRWESDRSLERKWLEKAKLRLPKVYDDPDDIDKPVIVKPHGAKGGKDYFLAKDPQDFWAKAEKFLGIRNKEQLKEVQIQEYVVGIPVYPHYFYSKVREELELMSIDRRYESNVDAIGRIPAKDQLDLNIEITYTVIGNIPIVLRESLLMDVIEAGERTVKAAEELMGGLWGPFCLEGVFTPEMEFVVFEISARIVAGTNSFVHGSPYTWLKYDEPMSTGRRIAREIREAIEIGRIEEIVT
- a CDS encoding AAA family ATPase, giving the protein MSEVDYLIDNIKEKEWTAITGPRLVGKTTLAKSVAYHLRDTEGWTVVYLNVSGVKDFKDFVVMTYAKLPKRVKLKLILESALFSGIKVGITGEGIYGEAILENRIPPVQALVNMLQFLGKKSIVIWDEIQELKTGIPELMASLWKLRSEVDDIEELPSIIVTGSSVRVLSYFIEPTKIGFGGESLSSGVHFVGREFDNLNLEPLSRQTTIEYLANGLRECNVNYRLVELEEIYEFSMGLPGIVNPYGRKRCKGLSHSKALQYAKRVSLSKIREEILNILRTSFPKSWEKLAVALSLYSKNVPLKEISRRTGASLSTIYEMLEELTNWGYLEKSVEGRRKYKFKGLAYLEAAREI
- a CDS encoding thiamine ABC transporter substrate-binding protein, with the protein product MKKAVAIALVLLTFLGLGCISSQEQQTPRTLTVYAYDSLEYWLKEVIPEFEKEYNVKVNLVLVGSTGELVNRLILEKDNPQADVVVGIDNTFMAKAINAGVLEKFRLRNFDVIRKDILEYFPADDYLTPFDYGFLAFNYRTDMIEEPPKSLDELITPEWKGKIIIEDPRTSSPGLAFMLWTIAVYGNSWLEYWAKLRNNVQIVKGWSAAWEAFSKGEYPVVLSYATSPAAVVYYDNKTNVKAVQFRRGNFIQVEGAGIVKGTKNRDLAEKFIEFLISEKAQEKLPTTQWMYPVNKNVKLPEVYKYALNVTKPISLDPGLVMENLDKWLKQWTAVVVEGKSPQEAIKG
- a CDS encoding ABC transporter ATP-binding protein — protein: MVSIELRDVVKRYDEFTLSVNLKVRDGELMTLLGPSGCGKTTTLRIIAGLERPDSGRVLFDGEDVTERKPYERNIGMVFQDYALFPHLTVFKNIAFGLEMRKLPRNEIEKRVRWALKLVGLEGFENRYPEQLSGGQQQRVALARALVIEPDVLLLDEPLSNLDAKVRERLRGEIRRIQRDLGITTVYVTHDQEEAMAISDRIAVMNLGRIEQVGEPLELYMRPKTEFVAKFLGTGNILELHAENGKACLGELCFKTPKDGKVRVFFRPESVEIGDGAEAEVIDYELLPGRVRIRLRIHGVEIIAEEKLSRFDPKKKKVKIRIENYVIL